The Prochlorococcus marinus str. MIT 9301 genome segment AATTCATTATCTATACGGCTGGCAGTTCTATTTTCATTCTTTTAGCAGCATTAGCAATGGGTTTCTATGGTACAGAAATTCCTAACTTTGAGTTTTCTCACTTGGCAGCTCAAGATTTTAATCAGAAATTCCAAATATTCTGTTATGTAGGGCTACTAATTGCATTTGGAGTAAAACTCCCAATAGTACCTCTTCATACATGGCTTCCAGATGCACATGGAGAGGCTACAGCTCCTGTTCATATGCTTCTTGCAGGAATTTTATTAAAGATGGGAGGATATGCTCTTTTAAGATTTAATGCACAATTATTACCCGTTGCTCATGCTCAATTTGCCCCTTTGTTAATAGTTTTAGGGGTAGTCAATATAATTTATGCTGCATTAACTTCTTTTGCTCAAAGAAATCTTAAAAGAAAAATTGCATACAGTTCGATAAGTCATATGGGTTTCGTTCTCATTGGAATAGGTAGTTTTAGTAGCCTTGGAACAAGCGGAGCTATGCTGCAAATGGTTAGTCATGGATTAATTGGCGCAAGTTTATTTTTTCTTGTTGGGGCTACCTATGACAGAACAAAGACTCTTAAACTTGATGAAATGAGTGGCGTTGGACAAAAAATGAGAATAATGTTTGCCCTTTGGACTGCTTGCTCCCTGGCTTCCCTCGCTTTACCTGGTATGAGTGGATTTGTTTCCGAATTGATGGTATTTACAGGATTTGTTACTGATGAAGTGTATACACTTCCTTTTAGGGTAGTGATGGCCTCTTTAGCTGCTATCGGTGTAATACTTACCCCTATTTATCTACTTTCTATGTTAAGAGAGATTTTCTTTGGTAAAGAAAATCCTAAATTAATCGAAGAACGAAAACTTATAGATGCAGAGCCAAGGGAAGTTTATATTATAGCTTGTTTACTTTTGCCTATTATCGGAATAGGTTTGTACCCAAGATTAGTTACTGAAAGTTATATTGCTTCTATAAATAATTTGGTCGATCGAGATTTAACTGCAGTTAAAAGTGCAGTTAAAACAAATATTTTTTCAGGAACTAAGACAAATGATATTCTAAAAGCTCCAACAATATAATTTTTTAAATTAATGCAATATTGTTTGGCATTAAATCAATTAAAAGATATCTTGTGAGTAGATTTTATCTAATTTAAAATATCCGATTTCAATCCTATTGATAGGCAACAATTAGGTCCTAGATTGTTGATTAAGTTTCTTCAAGACGCAGCAGGCAAAGGAGAACTTGATCCATGGGATATTGATGTAATAAGTGTAATTGATAGTTTTTTAGAGCAATACTCTCATACTTTTAATCAATCTTCAAATAGTCAACTCTCCTATCATAAGGATTTAGCTGAGACCAGCGAAGCATTTTTTGCAGCCTCCGTGCTAGTTAATCTTAAGGCTCAGGTTTTGGAATCTGATGTCTTTAAAGAAAATTCTTCCGATTTTGAAGATGAATTTGACATGGAAGATCAAGATTGGATTGATAAAGAGTTTGATATTCCAAAATTCCCTGAAAAATATCTTAGGAGAAGATCAATTGCACAACCAATTCTTAAACGTACAACAACATTGGGAGAACTTGTAAGTCAGTTAGAGTCTATAGCAGAAGTTATAGAAACCCAAGATCTTCTGCTCATGAAGAGAAAAAGAAATAAAAAATATTCTGATAAGGCTTTAATTTCTCAAGTAAAATCTCTAGCACATCGCGAGAAACTTCCAGAAACCACTAAAGCATTGGGGAAATTTATTGATGGATGGGAAAAAGCATTACAATGGACAGATTTTGAATATTTAGTAAAGAAATGGCAAACAGTAGTAAAAAATGATTTGGATAAAGATCGGTTGGGAGTTTTTTGGGCTTTGTTATTTTTATCATCTGAGAATAGAATTGAAATTAAGCAAATTAATTCCTTATATGGTCCAATTCAAATTAAAAGAATAATACCTGATGGTGGCTTAGCTCAATTGCCTATAGAAAATCTTGAAGTGAGTAATGCCTCTTCATCGGCTGCTTAGAAGCTTCATAAGCAATAACGTATAATTTAAAAAATGGTTTTGTATTTATGAAGGCAATGATACTTGCGGCAGGTAAAGGCACACGTGTTCAGCCTATTACTCATGTGATTCCGAAACCGATGATTCCGATTTTACAAAAACCTGTTATGGAATTTCTCTTGGAACTTTTAAGAGAACATAACTTTAAGGAAATAATGGTAAATGTTTCACATCTGGCTGAAGAAATTGAAAATTATTTTAGGGATGGACAAAGATTTGGAGTAGAAATTGCTTATAGTTTTGAGGGAAGAATTGAAGATGGAGAATTAATAGGCGATGCTTTGGGATCAGCAGGAGGATTAAAAAAAATTCAGGATTTTCAAAGTTTTTTTGATGAAACTTTTGTTGTTTTATGTGGTGATGCTTTAGTTGATTTAGATTTAACTCAAGCTGTTAAAAAACATAAACAGAAAGGAGCTATTGCCAGCTTGATAACAAAGAAAGTAACTAAAGATCAAGTATCAAGTTATGGTGTAGTAGTTTCTGATGAAAATGGAAGAATAAAGGCTTTTCAGGAAAAGCCAACAGTTGATCAAGCTTTAAGTGATTCTATAAATACAGGAATTTATCTTTTCGAACCCGAAATTTTTAATTACATACCTTCAGCAGAGAAATTTGATATTGGAGCTGATCTTTTTCCTAAACTTGTTGAAATGGATTTACCATTTTTTGCATTACCAATGGATTTTGAATGGGTAGATATTGGGAAAGTTCCTGATTATTGGAGTGCTATTAGAAATGTATTGCAAGGCAAGGTAAGACAAGTACAAATACCAGGTAAGGAAATAAAACCAGGAGTTTTTACTGGTTTAAATGTAGCGGCTAACTGGGAAAAGATTAATATTACTGGGCCTGTTTACATAGGAGGAATGACTAGGATCGAGGATGGAGCAACTATTATTGGCCCCTCCATGATTGGACCAAGTTGTTGCATTTGCGAGGGAGCAACTATAGATAACTCAATTATTTTTGATTATTCTAAAATTGGTAAAGGTGTAAGACTTATGGATAAGTTAGTGTTTGGTAAATATTGTGTTGGGAAAAACGGAGATCATTTTGATTTGCAAGATGCATCTTTAGATTGGTTAATTGCAGATTCAAGAAGATCTGATTTGACTGAGCCATCGCCTCAGCAGAAAGCTATGGCAGAATTATTAGGTACTGATTTGATTAATATTCCAGACTAATATCAGCTTTTTCAAGAATATCAGGAATTAAATGCTCTGCTTTTACGGCCATTATATGAACACCATCTGCGATATTAATAAAATCATGAGCTTGTTCTGCTGCAATTTTAATACCCTCTTGTAAAGGGTTTTTAGCATTTTTAAGACGATTTAAGATGTTTTCAGGGATGTTTGCGCCTGGAACGTATTTGTTTATAAAGAGAGCGTTTTTGTAAGACTTTAATAGGAAAACACCGGCAATTACAGGAATTTCAAGAGGATTGCTAATTTGTTCACAAAAATCTATCAAATTTTGTCTTTCCATAACCATTTGAGTTTGTACAAATCCAGCTCCAGCCTCTTTTTTTTTTCGCATTCTATTTTCTAAACTTCTTTTATTTTTGCAACTAGGATCAGCTGCAGCACCTGCAAAAATAGATGTTTTTTTATCCGAAAGTTCTCCGAGAGTAGGATCAATTCCTTGATTGAAAGCCTGAATTTGTTCAAGCAATCTGACTGACTCAAACTCATGTACGGCTTTGGCGTCATGTTGATCCCCAGCTTTTACTGAATCACCGGTAATGCACAAGATGTTCCTAATTCCTAAAGCATTTGCTCCCAGAATGTCTGATTGTAAAGCAATTTTATTACGATCCCTGCAAGAAATTTGCATTACTGGTTCTATCCCATTTTCCAGTAATAGTTTAGACATTGCCAAGCTGCACATTCTCATTACAGCTCTGCTTCCATCAGTAATGTTAACAGCGTGTACCTTATCTTTCAAAAGTTGTGCTATCTTAAGAGATCTTATGGGGCTTCCACCTCTTGGCGGCATTAACTCTGCCGTTATTACCTTAGATCTTTTTTCTAAGGTCTGCTGAAGTTTTGATTTCAATTGCTTTTGTTTCCTAGTTGGTTAACAAGTGTACTGAGATTGCTAAACTTAATTAATATAAAAAAGGAACTGTTTAAATGCAAATGGTTGAAGAAGAAGTAAACAACATTGATATGATGGGTCTCTCAGCAAGAGAGATGGAAATCATTGATCTCGTAGCTGATGGGCTTACAAATCAAGAAATTGCGGTAAAGTTAACCATTAGTAAAAGAACTGTCGATAATCATGTAAGTAATATGTTTACAAAAACTGGTTCTAAAAACAGAGTAGCGCTTTTAAATTGGGCAATGGACAACGGCAAGATTTGTAGAGATGGATTTAATTGTTGTACACTTCCAGACTCTGATCAAGATTAGTATTACCATTTTCTTTTTTTGTATCATTCACCAAATCCATTAGACAATAATTTGTAGAACCTAATTCGAAGAGTTCAGCATATGCAATACATGCATCCTTGTCTGAATCAACAAATCTCAATATTCCTTCCTTGTCGTAAAGACCATACATCCGAAGTGAATAAAAATAACTTTTCTTAAATATAAAGAAAATATAAAGTATCAGAGGCTCCTTTGACTACTTACTTTTGAAAGTTGTTAAATAGTCTTCTTTCCACTTTGAAAAAGGATTGTTAGCGAGATTGAAATTGGAGTAATGGGTCAGCCCAGTAATTTCTTTTGAAATGAAAGATGGAATAAATAAATCTTCTTCTTCATTGGAAAGTTCAATTTCTGCAATTTTAAGAGGATAATTATTTTCTTTAAAGCAATCTACAATCCAAGATTTTTTTTCAACTTCTAAAAAGAATCTATCTTTTTTAATTGTATTTGAAATATTTGAAAGTATTGTTTCAGCATCGCTTCGTGGAATGGAGTATTCAAATTCAAAGTTGGTAAAGCCCTTAATATGTTTTTTCAGTGCAATTTTTGAATTTTTGTCTGTCAACCTTACTCTAATTATCCAACCATCTAAACTGTTGGATAAATATCCTTGTTCAATAGGAATTTTTTTATTTATGAATTCTTTCCAATTATCATTTTTTATAAGAAATCTTCTTTCTATCTCTAAGGCCATTTAATGTTTTGGATATTTTTGAGATAAATCGCCTTTCCAGTCTAGTTTTTTAATTAGGGTATTGTAGTAATTAGTGCTTTTTTTAAATTTTATTATTTTGCAGGGTGATTGCCCTTTTTTGATCTCACAATAATAATTTTCCTTGATGGTCATACATTTTGAACCATCTCTCCATAATTTAATTTCCCCTTTACTTTTTTTTACAGGTTTGATTATTACCTTACTTGTATTAGGTATGACTATTGGTCTACTAGCCAAACTCATCGGGCATATAGGGTTAATTATCATCGCATCAATACTTGGGTGCACTATTGGCCCCCCTGCAGCCATTGAGTAGGCTGTTGAGCCAGTAGATGTAGATATGATTAATCCATCACCTTTATATTCGTTAACCTTCTCGTTATCTATTTCAATCTGTATTTGATTGGTTGGAGAAATGTCTTCTTCAACAGATTTAAAATAAAAATCATTTAACGCATCGAAACTTTTTATTATCTTTTTCTCAGAAATTGTCCCATTAATACAGACATTACAGTTTAATCTATTACGAAAGTCAATTGTATATTCTTCTTTTTCAAGTATTTCAATAAAAGATTTATCAAACAAAAAATCTTTTTCTTGTGTAAGAAAACCCAGATTTCCACCAATATTAATGCTCAACAAAGGAATATCATAATCAGCTAAAGCATTTGCACATTTTAGAAAGGTTCCATCTCCACCAAGAACTATGCCAATATTTGGTTTTAATTCCTTATTACAAAAATATTTTTCAATTTCATCTTTATAAAAATCACTTTCAATTCTTTTTGATTTTATGTTTTTAGCTTTGAGGACTTCTTCACAGAATTTAGAAGCCTCTTTAGCGATAGAACTATCTGAACGATATACAATAAGCACTAATGAGAGTTTCATTTAGTGGTTTTACCATTTTAATAAATTAAAACTTTCCATATCTACAGTCACCCTATTCCTATAAAGAGATAATAAGATAGCTAACCCTACAGCAGCTTCTGCGGCAGCAACAGTAATCACAAAAATTGTAAAAACTTGTCCTTGTATTAAATTATTATCAATATAGGAAGAAAATGCCATTAGGTTTATATTTACTGCATTGAGCATTAACTCAATGCTCATAAGAACTCTTACTGCATTTCTGCTATTTAATAATCCCCAAATACCAATACAGAATAGTGATGAAGATACTATTAAAAATGCTTGAATAGGAATTGATTCTAAACTCATTATACGAAA includes the following:
- a CDS encoding NAD(P)H-quinone oxidoreductase subunit 4; protein product: MLGAGLSNFPWLSASILFPIGSAFVIPFFPDKGDGKEVRWFALSIALITFLITVGSYINGFDINNENVQLKENISWLPDLGLTWSVGADGMSMPLILLTSFITALAVLAAWPVKFKPKLFFFLILVMDGGQIAVFAVQDMLLFFLTWELELIPVYLLLAIWGGKNRQYAATKFIIYTAGSSIFILLAALAMGFYGTEIPNFEFSHLAAQDFNQKFQIFCYVGLLIAFGVKLPIVPLHTWLPDAHGEATAPVHMLLAGILLKMGGYALLRFNAQLLPVAHAQFAPLLIVLGVVNIIYAALTSFAQRNLKRKIAYSSISHMGFVLIGIGSFSSLGTSGAMLQMVSHGLIGASLFFLVGATYDRTKTLKLDEMSGVGQKMRIMFALWTACSLASLALPGMSGFVSELMVFTGFVTDEVYTLPFRVVMASLAAIGVILTPIYLLSMLREIFFGKENPKLIEERKLIDAEPREVYIIACLLLPIIGIGLYPRLVTESYIASINNLVDRDLTAVKSAVKTNIFSGTKTNDILKAPTI
- a CDS encoding segregation/condensation protein A; its protein translation is MLIKFLQDAAGKGELDPWDIDVISVIDSFLEQYSHTFNQSSNSQLSYHKDLAETSEAFFAASVLVNLKAQVLESDVFKENSSDFEDEFDMEDQDWIDKEFDIPKFPEKYLRRRSIAQPILKRTTTLGELVSQLESIAEVIETQDLLLMKRKRNKKYSDKALISQVKSLAHREKLPETTKALGKFIDGWEKALQWTDFEYLVKKWQTVVKNDLDKDRLGVFWALLFLSSENRIEIKQINSLYGPIQIKRIIPDGGLAQLPIENLEVSNASSSAA
- a CDS encoding nucleotidyltransferase family protein, yielding MKAMILAAGKGTRVQPITHVIPKPMIPILQKPVMEFLLELLREHNFKEIMVNVSHLAEEIENYFRDGQRFGVEIAYSFEGRIEDGELIGDALGSAGGLKKIQDFQSFFDETFVVLCGDALVDLDLTQAVKKHKQKGAIASLITKKVTKDQVSSYGVVVSDENGRIKAFQEKPTVDQALSDSINTGIYLFEPEIFNYIPSAEKFDIGADLFPKLVEMDLPFFALPMDFEWVDIGKVPDYWSAIRNVLQGKVRQVQIPGKEIKPGVFTGLNVAANWEKINITGPVYIGGMTRIEDGATIIGPSMIGPSCCICEGATIDNSIIFDYSKIGKGVRLMDKLVFGKYCVGKNGDHFDLQDASLDWLIADSRRSDLTEPSPQQKAMAELLGTDLINIPD
- a CDS encoding methylenetetrahydrofolate reductase, which produces MKSKLQQTLEKRSKVITAELMPPRGGSPIRSLKIAQLLKDKVHAVNITDGSRAVMRMCSLAMSKLLLENGIEPVMQISCRDRNKIALQSDILGANALGIRNILCITGDSVKAGDQHDAKAVHEFESVRLLEQIQAFNQGIDPTLGELSDKKTSIFAGAAADPSCKNKRSLENRMRKKKEAGAGFVQTQMVMERQNLIDFCEQISNPLEIPVIAGVFLLKSYKNALFINKYVPGANIPENILNRLKNAKNPLQEGIKIAAEQAHDFINIADGVHIMAVKAEHLIPDILEKADISLEY
- a CDS encoding helix-turn-helix domain-containing protein, which translates into the protein MQMVEEEVNNIDMMGLSAREMEIIDLVADGLTNQEIAVKLTISKRTVDNHVSNMFTKTGSKNRVALLNWAMDNGKICRDGFNCCTLPDSDQD
- a CDS encoding CYTH domain-containing protein, producing the protein MALEIERRFLIKNDNWKEFINKKIPIEQGYLSNSLDGWIIRVRLTDKNSKIALKKHIKGFTNFEFEYSIPRSDAETILSNISNTIKKDRFFLEVEKKSWIVDCFKENNYPLKIAEIELSNEEEDLFIPSFISKEITGLTHYSNFNLANNPFSKWKEDYLTTFKSK
- a CDS encoding NAD(+) kinase → MKLSLVLIVYRSDSSIAKEASKFCEEVLKAKNIKSKRIESDFYKDEIEKYFCNKELKPNIGIVLGGDGTFLKCANALADYDIPLLSINIGGNLGFLTQEKDFLFDKSFIEILEKEEYTIDFRNRLNCNVCINGTISEKKIIKSFDALNDFYFKSVEEDISPTNQIQIEIDNEKVNEYKGDGLIISTSTGSTAYSMAAGGPIVHPSIDAMIINPICPMSLASRPIVIPNTSKVIIKPVKKSKGEIKLWRDGSKCMTIKENYYCEIKKGQSPCKIIKFKKSTNYYNTLIKKLDWKGDLSQKYPKH
- the nuoK gene encoding NADH-quinone oxidoreductase subunit NuoK is translated as MSLESIPIQAFLIVSSSLFCIGIWGLLNSRNAVRVLMSIELMLNAVNINLMAFSSYIDNNLIQGQVFTIFVITVAAAEAAVGLAILLSLYRNRVTVDMESFNLLKW